The following DNA comes from Bacteroidota bacterium.
AATTCTTTTACAGAAAATTCATTTTTTTATCCATCTTTACATTTTTAAGTAATTAATAAAGATGATCTTACGAGATTATTACTGAATTACTTCCCAGAGTAGAAACAAAAAATTGTTATATCAATTAATTTTAGAAAGTAGAAATAATCGAGTATGCCTAAAAATCCTTAGAAATATCAAATCAAGTTTTATAAACATTGGTAAGAAGAATGGAAAGTTGCAAATAAATCAATTAATCCAATGGGAGAAAAAACAAATCTTAGTATTGAAGAGAATCTACAGATTCTAAAACTATAGATACTGCACATAGTAATATCAAAGAAATAATTGAATAGTCGAAGATCCTATCAAATTTATGATTATATGATGCTTTTGTAACTAAATTATAGAAATTATGCTTCATCGGATTGCTTTAAAACTTTGATATATACAGCCAAAATCCTACATTTTGGTGGAATTTCAAATGAAACTACAATGATCTACCTACATATCTAAGAAACCCGAAAATAAAAACAAATGAAAATGAAATTTGAGACTATGATTTAATTTATAAAATCGTTATATTTGAAAAATGAAATTAGAAATAGTTCAATTGATAAAGAAATATACGGAATTTTTCAGATATACCAATGTTGAGCACTAAGCTTAAATAAAACGCTAATGAGAAAATTAATATAGATAACATTTCTGATATGAACAAAGAAATAAAACAAATAAGAATCGTTTTCATTTCCTTTATTGCAGGAATGACAATTCTATCATGTGTTTCCTTATTTTGGAATATTAATAAAGAGTATAGAATGATTAACGAATATGCTAAGATTGAAGGTGAAGCGAGTTTTAATAAAGATTTGCTATATCGTAGTTGGGCAGCGGGTCATGGTGGTGTTTATGTTCCAATTACAGAATTAACCACACCAAATCCTTATTTAAATTTTATTAAAGACAGAGATATTGTAATAAAAGGAACTGAAAAAGAATTGACTTTAGTAAATCCTGCATATATGACAAGGCAGGTATTCACCCTTGCAAAAGAACAATATGGAGTCAAAGGTCATATAACAAGTTTAAACCCTATACGACCTGAGAATAAAGCAGATGTTTGGGAAACATTCGCACTTAATCTTTTTGAAAAGGGCAAAACTGATGAATATAGCAGTATTGAAACAATAAATGGAATCGAATATTTGCGTTTTATGCATGTTATGAAAGTTGAAAAAAAATGCCTAAAATGTCATTCCAAACAAGGATACAAATTGGGAGATATTCGCGGCGGAATAAGTGTTTCTGTACCGATGGAAAAATATAATCAAGCTGCAAAATTAAAGATTAGTAATTTAGTAATTGGACACTTTTCATTGTATATAATCATTTTTATTCTCAGCTTTTTTGGATTCAGACTCTACAAAAAAGAATTATTAAAGCGATATCTGATACAAGAAAGAATTATTATAAGTGAAAAAAAACTTCAAAAACAAAATGAAGAATATGAAACTATCAATAAAAATCTAATTCAAGCTAAAGGTAAGGCAGAAGAAAGTGATCGTCTAAAATCAGCATTCCTTGCCAATATGAGCCATGAAATACGTACACCTATGAATGGTATTCTGGGCTTTACAGATTTATTAAAGGAACCGGAATTAAGTAGTGACGAACGGGATAAATTTATAGAAATAATAGGGAAAAGCGGGAATCGTATGCTAAATACGGTTAATGACATCATTAACATTTCAAAAATTGATGCCGACCAGGTAGAAATATCAAAAACCGATCTTAACATTAATGAAGAAATAGAAAACCAATTTGAGTTTTTTGATAAGGAGGCTACTGCCAAAGGAATAGAATTAAGGCTTATAAATAAGCTGCCGCAGCAGAGCATCATTATTTCAGACAAAGTAAAAATAAACTCAATCATTTCTAACCTGATAAAAAATGCTATTAAGTACACTGATAAGGGGAGCATAGAAATTCTATGCAATAAAAAAGGATCGAAGCTTGAATTTAATATCACAGATACCGGAATGGGAATTCCCGAAAATAGGATTCATTCCATTTTCAATCGTTTTGAACAGGCAGATATTGAAGACACAAGGGCTCTTGAAGGTTCAGGATTGGGTCTTGCTATTTCAGAAGCCTATGTTGAGATGTTGGGTGGTAATATTGGTGTTGATTCAGAACCGGGAAAAGGTTCTACATTCTATTTTACTCTACCGTGGATCGAAAAACAAGAAAAGCCAGAACACATAAAGGAGAAAGAAGTATTAAACACAGCTAGCAATAATCAAATTAACATCTTAATAGCCGAAGATGACGATATCAGTTTTGAACATCTCGAAATTGTCCTAAATAATATAGCAAAAAGCATAGCCAGAGCTGTAAATGGAAAAGAAGCCATTGAGTATATGAAGAACAATAAAGATATTGATTTGGTACTTATGGATGCTAAAATGCCAGTGATGGATGGTTATACAGCAACAACAGAAATCCGTAAATTCAATAAAGATGTAATTATTATTGCACAAACAGCATATGCCATTGAAGGAGACAAAGAAAAAGCAATTGCAGCAGGTTGTGATGATTATATTTCGAAACCTATAATAGCAGATAATCTGATAAGAAAAATTATAGAATACATAAAGAAACAATGATTAACTGGCTCTAATATCATATAATTTAAAGACCTATTAGACCACAAAAATGCAAGTAGTTTGGTATTTTTCAGCATTTAATAAATTGGCAAAATGTATGAATACTTCCGCTCAATTGAGTTTTAAAACAGCGTTGGAACAAGCCACTTATATTTCAGCGGAAAAGTATTAAGCAATATAGTTTGGAAAGATAGTAGCAGGCTAAAAAGCATTTTAAGGAAAGTAGAAAATGCAATTAGAGATTGAATATTTGCAAAAAGAATTAAAAAACAAATCACTAAATTTGCACAAAACCTGAGGAAGTCGGATTTTGTAAATTATTGATTATGTATAATATAGGTTGAGCTTAGACGAGATAACAAAGAAAAATAAGACTGAGAAATTATTAACCGGAATTCATCAAAAATGAAATTAAAGACAGCAATCATAATAATACTAATAATTGCCTCTACAGGAGCGTGGTCGCAAACTATAGTTGATAGCAGCAAAATTGTAAGGATACTAACATTTAATATTCTTCATGGTGCAACTACAAAAGGAGATTTTAATTTAGATCTAATTGCTAAGGTAATTAAAAATGCAAATCCCGATTTTGTTGCCATGCAGGAGGTTGATTTCAAAACAAATAGAGCTAAAAAGTACGACCTAACAATGGAATTAGCCTGGCGGACAAAACTAATTCCTCTATTTGGCAGAGCGATGCCATACGATGATGGTGAATATGGGGAAGGGATATTGTCTAAATATACAATTCTACAAAGCAGAAATGTAGCTCTACCCTATACTTTTGGAAACGAACCAAGAACAGCATTGGAAATAACAACAATTATTAATTCAAAAGATACCATATCCTTTATTGGAACGCATTTAGATCATACAAAGGATGAAAAAGACAGGCTAGCTCAGGCAAGAAAAATCAATGAAATATTTTCCTCGAATAAATATCCCACTATTTTGGCAGGCGATTTAAATGCTGAACCGGGAAGTAAAACGATAAATATTCTTGAAGAAATGTGGACGGCTTCATACAATAAGGATAGTATAGTCTATACCTACCCTTCCGATTATCCTATCAAAAAAATTGATTACATAATGTTTTATCCGAGAAATAGGTGGAAAGTACTTGAAAAAAAGATTATTCAGGATAGCATTGCATCAGATCATTGTGCCTATCTGGTAATTATTGAGCTATTGGATTAATAAAAAAGTATATGTATCAATAATCACATTAGCTATATTTTGCAAAACACAAATCAAAAAAATGATTCAGAGTTATCTCAATATTTAATATATTTACGGAAAATTTGGAATTTGGTATGATATTAAGGATGGTGAAATATATTGAATGATATCTTGTCATATATAATTAGTCTATGGTAAACACTATAATGCAATGTTTAAAACTATGAATATGCAAAAGCTCTCATATTTAAGAAATCTATTTCTATGAAAAATCCAAGGGTAACTTGTAAGAATATTGAAGCATTTTCAGCAATATATATTTATATATTTTTATTTGGTTATAGCCTGTATAATTATGTGCAAAATTCTGAAAAAATACAAAAATTACTTAACATCATTAAAAGTTCTCGGCATGATATTATAGAAGCTCGAACGTTGATGTTTTTAGGAAACATATACGAATTATTTGTAGTAATTAATTACAAATTTAAATTAAATGAGAAAGGTGAAACCGACAGATTCATTGAAGCTTTACCTGAGCTCAACACTTCATTAATAAATTTAATCACAGAAATTAAATCAAAACTTATCTTTGATGCAGAAAAAAAAGAGACTGAAATTGACATAAAAACAATTAAAAACTTAATCCCTAAACTGAAAGAATTACTTGAAAAGAAAAATCCAAAAGCCAAAGCTTTAATTAAGGAGCTTGAAAAAGCTGGATTAGCAGGAGAAATATTTGATGAAATAAAGAAAAAGCTAAGTAAATATGATTTTAATGTAGCTTTATTATTAATCGATAAATTATCAATTTAACAATAATTAAAAGCAACCGAATATGTCATTACCAAAAATAATATCAGTTGTATTAATTGCAATTGCATCTATAACATTTAATGTGCGATATGCCATTGGACAAGCAGGTCTTGATTCATTACATAGTATTTGGAACGATACTGATAAGCCTGATACAATCCGCCTT
Coding sequences within:
- a CDS encoding DUF3365 domain-containing protein, whose amino-acid sequence is MNKEIKQIRIVFISFIAGMTILSCVSLFWNINKEYRMINEYAKIEGEASFNKDLLYRSWAAGHGGVYVPITELTTPNPYLNFIKDRDIVIKGTEKELTLVNPAYMTRQVFTLAKEQYGVKGHITSLNPIRPENKADVWETFALNLFEKGKTDEYSSIETINGIEYLRFMHVMKVEKKCLKCHSKQGYKLGDIRGGISVSVPMEKYNQAAKLKISNLVIGHFSLYIIIFILSFFGFRLYKKELLKRYLIQERIIISEKKLQKQNEEYETINKNLIQAKGKAEESDRLKSAFLANMSHEIRTPMNGILGFTDLLKEPELSSDERDKFIEIIGKSGNRMLNTVNDIINISKIDADQVEISKTDLNINEEIENQFEFFDKEATAKGIELRLINKLPQQSIIISDKVKINSIISNLIKNAIKYTDKGSIEILCNKKGSKLEFNITDTGMGIPENRIHSIFNRFEQADIEDTRALEGSGLGLAISEAYVEMLGGNIGVDSEPGKGSTFYFTLPWIEKQEKPEHIKEKEVLNTASNNQINILIAEDDDISFEHLEIVLNNIAKSIARAVNGKEAIEYMKNNKDIDLVLMDAKMPVMDGYTATTEIRKFNKDVIIIAQTAYAIEGDKEKAIAAGCDDYISKPIIADNLIRKIIEYIKKQ